A region of Desulfuromonas thiophila DNA encodes the following proteins:
- the gpmI gene encoding 2,3-bisphosphoglycerate-independent phosphoglycerate mutase, producing the protein MTFAARPIVLCILDGWGQRPQREGNAVLQAHTPCLDQLFTRYPHSLLQASGLAVGLPEGQMGNSEVGHMNIGAGRVVYQDLTRISKSIADGDFFCNPVLLQAMAALRHSGGKLHLLGLLSDGGVHSHDSHLYALIDLARQQGISNIQIHAILDGRDTPPQSAGRYLQALEHHLAGGPGRIASLCGRFYAMDRDQRWDRVERAWRMLVEAEAPCQPASATALATAYAAGETDEFVTPCLIGTADGRITDGDAVIVFNFRSDRVREISRTFCDPHFTGFAQRYRPQLCRYVCFTEYDETLHLPVAFPPENLHNLLAEVVASAGLRQLHIAETEKYAHVTFFFNGGREEPFRGEERILIPSPQDVTTYDQKPQMSAAQVRDTVCDKIAENCFDLIILNFANPDMVGHTGSLPAAIKAMETVDRCLADVVAVTLQQGGALLITADHGNCEQMIDDQGQPHTAHTTNPVALLYVAGDSDGYRLADGRLADLAPTLLQLLHLPQPAEMTGHSLLQPA; encoded by the coding sequence ATGACTTTTGCCGCCCGTCCGATTGTTCTGTGCATCCTTGATGGCTGGGGCCAGCGTCCGCAGCGCGAAGGCAATGCCGTGCTGCAGGCGCATACCCCCTGTCTCGACCAGCTGTTCACGCGCTATCCGCACAGCCTGCTGCAGGCTTCCGGCCTGGCCGTGGGTCTGCCTGAAGGGCAAATGGGCAATTCCGAGGTCGGACATATGAACATCGGCGCCGGCCGGGTGGTCTATCAGGATTTGACCCGTATCAGCAAAAGCATTGCTGATGGCGACTTCTTCTGCAATCCGGTCCTGCTGCAGGCCATGGCAGCTCTGCGCCACAGTGGTGGCAAACTCCATCTGCTCGGCCTGCTGTCGGACGGCGGGGTTCATTCCCACGACAGCCACCTGTATGCCCTGATAGACCTTGCCCGCCAGCAGGGCATCAGCAACATCCAGATCCACGCCATTCTTGATGGCCGCGACACACCACCCCAGAGTGCCGGCCGCTATCTGCAGGCACTGGAGCACCATCTGGCGGGTGGCCCCGGCCGCATCGCCAGCCTCTGTGGCCGCTTTTATGCCATGGATCGTGACCAGCGCTGGGATCGCGTTGAACGTGCCTGGCGAATGCTGGTGGAGGCTGAGGCGCCCTGCCAACCCGCCAGCGCCACAGCCCTGGCGACAGCCTATGCCGCCGGCGAGACCGATGAATTCGTCACCCCCTGCCTGATTGGCACTGCCGATGGCCGCATCACCGACGGCGACGCGGTCATCGTCTTCAACTTCCGCTCTGACCGTGTCCGTGAAATCAGCCGGACATTCTGTGATCCGCATTTCACCGGCTTTGCTCAGCGTTACCGGCCGCAGCTGTGCCGCTATGTCTGTTTCACCGAGTACGACGAAACCCTGCACCTGCCTGTCGCCTTTCCACCGGAAAACTTGCACAACCTGCTGGCCGAGGTTGTCGCCTCAGCGGGCCTGCGACAGCTGCATATCGCTGAAACGGAAAAGTACGCCCATGTAACCTTTTTCTTTAACGGTGGCCGCGAAGAACCCTTCCGTGGTGAAGAACGCATCCTGATCCCTTCCCCCCAGGACGTGACCACCTACGATCAGAAACCACAGATGAGTGCCGCGCAGGTGCGTGACACGGTCTGCGACAAGATCGCCGAAAACTGTTTTGACCTGATCATTCTCAACTTTGCCAACCCGGACATGGTCGGCCATACCGGCAGTCTGCCGGCAGCCATAAAAGCCATGGAAACGGTGGATCGCTGTCTGGCCGACGTGGTTGCGGTCACCCTGCAGCAAGGGGGCGCCCTGCTCATCACGGCCGATCACGGCAACTGCGAGCAGATGATCGATGATCAGGGTCAGCCGCACACCGCCCACACCACCAATCCGGTGGCCCTGCTGTATGTGGCTGGCGACAGTGATGGATACCGCTTGGCCGACGGCAGGCTGGCGGATCTGGCTCCGACCCTGCTGCAGCTGCTGCACCTGCCTCAACCGGCTGAGATGACCGGCCACAGCCTGCTGCAACCCGCCTAG
- a CDS encoding branched-chain amino acid aminotransferase: MHIEVLPLSQPRQPQQDESKLVFGKSFTNRMFTLRFDRGQGWHTPRIEPYGPFSLDPAALVLHYAQEIFEGLKAFRRSDGSIALFRPRDNFARFNRSAERMCMPQLDIDFCMTALRQLLELEKEWVPHSHGTSLYIRPTMIATEPVLGVKPADQYLFYIILSPVAAYYKGGVNPVRIWVSDDYVRVAPGGTGEAKTGGNYASSLYASALAAQKGYDQVLWLDGVQRKYIEEVGSMNICFVYDGKVVTSPLTGSILDGITRRSVLALVRDMGYAVEERALSIDEVLDGAENGRLQEAFGTGTAAVVSPVGELTYRDRTVRLGQGQAGKLTMELYDRLTGIQYGRLPDLHNWIELL; the protein is encoded by the coding sequence ATGCATATCGAGGTTCTGCCCCTGTCCCAGCCGCGTCAGCCCCAGCAGGATGAAAGCAAGCTGGTGTTTGGCAAAAGTTTCACCAACCGCATGTTCACCCTGCGCTTTGATCGTGGCCAGGGCTGGCATACTCCGCGCATTGAGCCCTACGGACCGTTCAGCCTCGACCCGGCCGCACTGGTACTGCACTACGCCCAGGAAATCTTTGAGGGTCTCAAGGCCTTCCGCCGCAGCGATGGCAGCATTGCCCTGTTCCGGCCGCGCGACAACTTCGCCCGTTTCAACCGCAGTGCCGAACGTATGTGCATGCCGCAGCTCGATATCGATTTCTGCATGACCGCCCTGCGCCAGTTGCTGGAACTGGAAAAGGAGTGGGTCCCCCACAGCCATGGCACCAGCCTGTACATCCGCCCGACCATGATTGCCACCGAACCGGTACTGGGGGTAAAACCGGCGGATCAGTACCTGTTCTACATTATCCTGTCGCCGGTGGCGGCCTATTATAAAGGTGGCGTCAATCCGGTCCGCATCTGGGTATCGGACGACTACGTTCGTGTCGCCCCCGGCGGCACCGGCGAGGCCAAGACCGGCGGCAATTATGCCTCCAGCCTGTATGCCTCGGCCCTGGCGGCCCAGAAAGGCTACGATCAGGTTCTCTGGCTCGACGGCGTGCAACGCAAGTACATCGAAGAGGTCGGCAGCATGAACATCTGCTTTGTCTACGATGGCAAGGTCGTCACCTCACCGCTGACCGGCTCGATCCTTGATGGCATCACCCGCCGCTCGGTTCTGGCCCTGGTGCGGGACATGGGTTACGCCGTGGAGGAACGCGCCCTGAGTATCGATGAGGTGCTTGACGGCGCGGAAAATGGCCGGCTGCAGGAAGCCTTCGGCACCGGCACCGCGGCGGTGGTTTCGCCGGTGGGCGAGCTGACCTACAGGGACCGTACGGTTCGCCTCGGCCAGGGTCAGGCCGGCAAACTGACCATGGAACTTTACGACCGCCTGACCGGCATCCAGTACGGCCGCCTGCCGGACCTCCACAACTGGATCGAACTGCTCTGA
- the nadD gene encoding nicotinate (nicotinamide) nucleotide adenylyltransferase, with translation MKTGIFGGTFDPLHNGHLAIASHFYHQCGLDRVLFIPAAWPPHKPAGPLASFPQRLAMTERATRGQRAFFTCDIEGQRPGRSYSVDTLNQLRQHYPTDRFYFLIGMDSLLELDSWKEFRRLPQLCHLVVAQRPGYSAITGQTELPVALQPDFCYDPALPGFRHKDGNLLIFLKETDCPISSTQVRTALRQHQPVEQLVPAVVLAYIRQHQLYGADFVKESH, from the coding sequence ATGAAAACCGGCATTTTCGGCGGCACCTTCGATCCGCTGCACAATGGCCATCTGGCCATCGCCAGCCATTTTTATCACCAGTGTGGTCTGGACCGGGTGCTGTTCATCCCGGCGGCCTGGCCGCCGCACAAGCCCGCCGGACCTCTTGCCAGCTTCCCGCAGCGGCTGGCGATGACGGAGCGGGCGACGCGCGGCCAGCGGGCTTTTTTTACCTGTGATATCGAAGGACAGCGACCTGGCCGCAGTTACTCGGTCGACACCCTGAATCAGCTGCGCCAGCACTATCCGACCGATCGCTTTTATTTTCTCATCGGCATGGATTCCCTGCTCGAACTCGACAGCTGGAAAGAGTTCCGGCGCCTGCCGCAGCTGTGCCATCTGGTGGTGGCACAACGGCCCGGCTACAGCGCCATCACTGGACAAACAGAACTGCCCGTTGCACTGCAACCGGACTTCTGCTACGATCCGGCGTTGCCCGGCTTCCGCCACAAGGATGGCAACCTGCTGATTTTTCTTAAAGAAACCGATTGTCCCATTTCATCCACTCAGGTCCGCACCGCCCTGCGGCAGCACCAGCCGGTGGAACAGCTGGTGCCCGCTGTGGTACTGGCCTATATCCGTCAACACCAGCTCTATGGTGCTGACTTTGTGAAGGAATCACATTGA
- a CDS encoding class II glutamine amidotransferase: MCRIGAIKSKHYIHPCKALQLMQSQQKGHDNSGFAMVMQDLGGLFAGYKDLPTLSMACTDEGLKIAEDILHEAGFRRVLQWVPETFPSDDLDIIAMPNYVFETFSYPRSYNKASTREKEELLLDMRLKMRRALEPDEQGFVYSFWPDVATLKEIGDPRDIGTFFNLWQEDGKFTAKVITAQCRQNTNYDIVRYAAHPFFLQGYTALANGENTFYQKNKEIQAKLHRGYIGFESDSQCFLYSLHYVHRQLGWPLPYFKHVITPLPFDDLQKRPDAQQLLTIRQSLANLEINGPNTIIGVLPDNTLFTCCDAKKLRPVVVGRTDDTVAISSEVCGLNEILPERDWSTDLYPHEREIVMITDQLEVVQWKQ, from the coding sequence ATGTGTCGTATCGGCGCGATCAAAAGCAAACACTACATCCACCCCTGCAAGGCACTGCAACTGATGCAGTCACAGCAGAAAGGTCACGACAACTCCGGCTTCGCCATGGTCATGCAGGATCTCGGCGGTCTGTTCGCCGGCTACAAGGATCTGCCAACCCTGTCGATGGCCTGCACCGACGAGGGCCTGAAGATTGCCGAAGACATCCTGCACGAAGCCGGCTTCCGCCGGGTGTTGCAATGGGTGCCGGAAACCTTCCCCAGCGATGATCTCGACATTATCGCCATGCCGAACTATGTGTTCGAAACCTTTTCCTACCCACGCAGCTACAACAAGGCCAGCACCCGCGAAAAAGAGGAACTGTTGCTCGACATGCGTCTGAAGATGCGCCGGGCACTGGAGCCCGACGAGCAGGGTTTTGTCTATTCCTTCTGGCCCGATGTCGCCACCCTCAAGGAAATCGGCGATCCCCGCGATATCGGCACCTTTTTCAATCTGTGGCAGGAGGATGGCAAGTTCACCGCCAAGGTCATCACCGCCCAGTGCCGCCAGAACACCAACTACGACATCGTGCGCTATGCGGCCCACCCTTTTTTCCTGCAGGGCTATACCGCACTGGCCAATGGGGAAAATACCTTCTATCAGAAAAACAAGGAGATCCAGGCCAAGCTGCACCGTGGCTACATCGGCTTTGAATCGGATTCGCAGTGCTTTCTCTACAGCCTGCACTATGTCCACCGCCAGCTGGGCTGGCCCCTGCCCTACTTCAAACATGTGATCACGCCACTGCCCTTCGACGACCTGCAGAAACGGCCCGACGCCCAGCAGTTGCTGACCATCCGCCAGTCACTCGCCAACCTGGAGATCAACGGTCCGAACACCATTATCGGCGTGCTGCCGGACAACACCCTGTTCACCTGCTGCGATGCCAAAAAGCTGCGGCCGGTGGTGGTGGGCCGTACCGACGACACCGTCGCCATCAGTTCGGAGGTCTGCGGCCTCAACGAGATTCTGCCCGAACGCGACTGGAGTACCGATCTGTATCCCCATGAACGCGAAATCGTCATGATCACGGACCAACTGGAGGTCGTCCAATGGAAACAGTAA
- a CDS encoding ComF family protein: MARARRLAARLRREGRWLINLLLPACCPLCRRPLPEPLRDFCPDCQQQLLLQPRSACVCCAEPLASASQTPHRCSHCLIDPPDFLWLRSAGLYREQLRQAVIAFKFHHQIGLARPLARLLLHTTASDIAAFAPTAVIAVPLHPQRLRQRGFNPALLLAVELAKILRLPLERQALQRNRATAPQSGLDRRQRLGNLRNAFQLTSTLPPQHILLVDDVATTTATVRHCSACLAAAGHRVAVVTLARASLADEQPISY, from the coding sequence GTGGCCAGGGCACGCCGGCTGGCTGCACGGTTACGGCGCGAAGGCCGCTGGCTCATCAATCTGCTGTTGCCCGCCTGTTGCCCGCTATGCCGCCGGCCGCTGCCCGAGCCGCTGCGTGACTTCTGCCCGGATTGCCAGCAACAGCTGTTGCTGCAACCCCGTAGTGCCTGTGTCTGTTGCGCTGAACCGCTGGCCAGCGCCAGCCAAACCCCTCACCGCTGCAGTCACTGTCTGATTGACCCGCCGGATTTTCTGTGGCTGCGCAGTGCAGGCCTTTACCGGGAACAATTGCGACAGGCCGTTATTGCGTTCAAATTTCACCACCAGATCGGCCTGGCCCGGCCGTTGGCCCGTTTGCTGCTGCACACCACCGCCAGCGACATTGCCGCCTTTGCTCCCACCGCCGTGATTGCCGTCCCCCTGCATCCCCAGCGCCTGCGCCAGCGCGGTTTTAATCCCGCGCTGCTGTTAGCCGTCGAACTGGCCAAAATCCTGCGACTGCCCCTGGAACGCCAAGCGCTGCAACGCAACCGTGCCACGGCGCCCCAGTCCGGCCTTGACCGCCGACAACGTCTTGGCAACCTTCGAAACGCTTTTCAGCTTACCAGCACCCTTCCCCCCCAGCACATCCTCTTGGTCGACGATGTGGCGACCACCACCGCCACCGTCCGCCACTGCTCTGCCTGCCTGGCCGCTGCAGGGCATCGGGTTGCCGTGGTCACCCTGGCGCGCGCCAGTCTGGCCGACGAACAGCCAATCTCTTACTGA
- the rsfS gene encoding ribosome silencing factor, which produces MNALQQAHWCAHYALEKKAQDVCILHLTPLSSLTDYLILATGTSDRHVQAIAESIRLDLKQHHQISPLAIEGMEEGRWVLLDYGDLMVHVFQQTVRSFYDLEGLWAEAKRIEPAPPQA; this is translated from the coding sequence TTGAACGCTCTGCAACAAGCCCACTGGTGCGCCCATTACGCCCTGGAGAAAAAGGCGCAGGATGTCTGCATTCTGCATCTGACCCCCCTGTCCTCCCTGACCGACTACCTGATTCTGGCCACCGGCACCTCCGACCGCCATGTCCAGGCCATCGCCGAGTCCATCCGTCTCGACCTCAAACAGCACCACCAGATCAGCCCGCTGGCCATCGAGGGCATGGAGGAAGGACGCTGGGTGCTGCTCGATTACGGTGACTTGATGGTGCATGTCTTTCAGCAGACGGTGCGCAGTTTCTACGATCTGGAAGGGCTCTGGGCCGAAGCCAAACGCATCGAGCCGGCCCCGCCGCAGGCGTGA
- a CDS encoding glutamate synthase-related protein, translated as METVKIHDTTPNDLPWKIVYDASRCTLCGSCVAACSFRAIEAKVERRRTVFSTGDQPDPRTGFSAVPVIKQVNSLQNYCRGCGICEKVCPNDAIRPVRNPDTRHPIVTRCTAGDAIKRGGRKNLTGSLRTLDQLRVGRISQMTDPSLDAQRHSFDMLAPFGRILPAGELPLQLNEQGQLFSTGQAPPVNWIYPVIIGDMSIGALSWRMWEGIAMAVAYLNEECGLPVRMSSGEGGVPVRLLKSRFLKYLILQIASGHFGWNRIVKAMPHMQEDPAGVLIKIGQGAKPGDGGLLQAQKVADHIMAIRGVPKTDLLSPPNHQGLYSIEESVQKMFLSFNAAFKFRVPVAIKVAASATSVSVFNNLVRDPYNIVGGFFLDGIDGGTAAAHEVSLDHTGHPVVSKLRDCYLAAVQQGRQGQIPLWCGGGLGKTGDLAADAFKMICLGANGVFTGKLILQMAGCVGNDQGRCNACNTGLCPAGITTQNPALVHRLDPERVAENIVNYFLAMDQEFKKLMAPIGNSSLPVGRADALVAVHKPVADRLHIQYVC; from the coding sequence ATGGAAACAGTAAAAATTCACGACACCACCCCCAACGACCTGCCCTGGAAGATTGTCTACGACGCCAGCCGCTGTACCCTGTGCGGCAGTTGTGTCGCCGCCTGCTCCTTCCGCGCCATTGAAGCCAAGGTGGAACGGCGCCGCACGGTATTTTCCACAGGGGATCAGCCTGATCCCCGCACCGGTTTTTCCGCCGTGCCCGTCATCAAGCAGGTCAACTCGCTGCAGAACTATTGCCGTGGCTGTGGCATCTGCGAAAAGGTCTGCCCCAACGACGCCATCCGCCCCGTCCGCAACCCGGACACGCGGCACCCCATTGTCACGCGCTGCACGGCCGGCGACGCCATCAAGCGCGGTGGCCGCAAAAACCTGACCGGCAGCCTGCGCACCCTTGACCAACTGCGGGTCGGTCGCATCTCCCAGATGACCGACCCCAGCCTTGATGCCCAGCGCCACAGTTTCGACATGCTGGCCCCCTTTGGCCGCATTCTGCCGGCCGGCGAGCTGCCATTACAGCTGAACGAACAGGGCCAGCTATTCAGTACCGGTCAGGCTCCACCAGTCAACTGGATCTATCCGGTGATCATCGGCGACATGTCCATCGGCGCCCTGTCCTGGCGCATGTGGGAAGGCATTGCCATGGCGGTGGCCTACCTGAACGAGGAATGCGGCCTGCCGGTGCGCATGAGCTCAGGCGAAGGCGGCGTGCCGGTGCGCCTGCTCAAGAGCCGCTTCCTCAAATATCTGATTCTGCAGATCGCCTCGGGGCATTTCGGCTGGAACCGCATTGTCAAGGCCATGCCACATATGCAGGAAGACCCCGCCGGCGTACTGATCAAGATCGGCCAGGGCGCCAAGCCCGGCGATGGTGGCCTGCTGCAGGCGCAAAAGGTGGCTGACCATATCATGGCCATCCGTGGCGTACCCAAGACCGATCTGCTCAGCCCACCCAACCATCAGGGACTCTACTCCATCGAAGAGAGCGTCCAGAAGATGTTTCTGTCGTTCAACGCCGCCTTCAAGTTCCGCGTGCCCGTTGCCATCAAGGTGGCGGCCTCGGCCACCAGCGTGTCGGTGTTCAACAACCTGGTGCGCGATCCCTACAACATTGTCGGCGGATTTTTTCTCGACGGTATTGATGGCGGCACCGCCGCTGCCCACGAGGTTTCCCTCGACCACACCGGTCATCCGGTGGTCAGCAAGCTGCGCGACTGCTATCTGGCCGCCGTGCAGCAGGGCCGCCAGGGTCAGATTCCGCTGTGGTGCGGCGGGGGCCTGGGTAAGACCGGCGATCTGGCAGCGGACGCCTTCAAGATGATCTGCCTTGGAGCCAACGGGGTCTTTACCGGCAAACTGATTTTGCAGATGGCCGGCTGCGTCGGCAACGATCAGGGCCGCTGCAATGCCTGCAATACCGGTCTGTGCCCAGCCGGCATCACCACCCAGAATCCGGCGCTGGTGCATCGTCTCGACCCGGAACGGGTAGCGGAAAACATCGTCAACTACTTTCTGGCCATGGATCAGGAATTCAAGAAGCTCATGGCGCCCATCGGCAATTCGTCACTGCCGGTCGGCCGCGCCGATGCGCTGGTGGCGGTGCATAAACCCGTCGCCGATCGCCTGCACATCCAGTACGTCTGCTAA
- a CDS encoding 23S rRNA (pseudouridine(1915)-N(3))-methyltransferase RlmH: MTFHLLCVGKLSLPFIRDGVAEYSRRLERYGQLRTLEVKEEKSRPRGEDSRLIRAAEGQRLLAQLPASACAIALDEQGQQLCSEELAQLLQQRMLHGCSALHFLIGGAYGLSDAVRQRADQVLSLSRLTWTHQMARLLLLEQLYRAMTIIRNEPYHNR, from the coding sequence GTGACCTTTCATCTGCTGTGCGTCGGCAAGCTGTCGCTGCCTTTTATCCGCGATGGCGTCGCCGAGTACAGCCGCCGGCTGGAGCGTTATGGCCAGTTACGGACGCTTGAGGTCAAGGAAGAAAAAAGCCGGCCGCGGGGCGAGGACAGTCGTCTCATCCGTGCCGCCGAAGGTCAGCGTCTGCTGGCACAGCTGCCCGCCAGTGCCTGTGCCATCGCCCTTGACGAACAGGGCCAACAGCTGTGTTCGGAAGAGCTGGCGCAACTGCTGCAACAGCGCATGCTGCACGGCTGCAGTGCCCTGCACTTCCTGATTGGCGGCGCCTACGGCCTGTCGGACGCCGTGCGCCAGCGTGCCGATCAGGTACTGAGCCTGTCGCGGCTGACTTGGACCCACCAGATGGCGCGCCTGCTGCTGCTGGAACAGCTCTACCGCGCCATGACCATCATCCGCAACGAGCCCTACCATAACCGGTAA
- a CDS encoding tetratricopeptide repeat protein, with protein MTLMSFLLIVIVFLAFFVFFSGINPQEMTIFFLPEQSVTYPVTVIVIGCILVGLFIGYGLHLYGALSCLLRGWLRGRNDKRSKEVDEIYREGVGRLLSGDIKKAHSLLQKAIDKDPGKTESYIAMASVVSQEGDLDGAVVLLRKAKSIDARSLEVLFKLAATYEKQGQDDAACKEYEDILEQEKDNRKAIRSLRNLHMKHNRWQQALELQKQLLKAGLSGNRIQEEKQTQLSIRYEIARMDLEAGQFDPAVAALKQLIKENADFVAARVTLGDAFQSRGNVKDAADVWQDGYRRLGRSVFLSRLENLYIQQEDPQSLLAFYSQALTARSTDLVLRFFYGKLCLRLEMVDEALEQIYLVENSAPDFPQIHILLAEAHRRRDRTDEAIEEYQKALGVDNQLNLGYVCDSCGRASREWMSRCPQCGTWGSYSIAFRKLIRDREVVPPAAAPHGA; from the coding sequence ATGACCCTGATGTCCTTTTTGCTGATTGTCATTGTTTTTCTGGCGTTTTTCGTCTTTTTCTCGGGGATCAATCCACAGGAGATGACCATCTTCTTCCTGCCGGAACAGTCGGTCACCTACCCGGTCACGGTGATCGTCATCGGCTGCATCCTGGTGGGTCTGTTCATCGGCTACGGTCTGCATCTGTACGGCGCCCTCAGCTGCCTGCTACGTGGCTGGCTGCGCGGCCGCAATGACAAGCGCAGCAAGGAAGTCGACGAGATCTATCGCGAAGGCGTCGGCCGCTTGCTGTCAGGCGATATCAAAAAAGCACACAGCCTGCTGCAGAAGGCCATCGACAAAGATCCAGGCAAAACCGAGAGTTACATCGCCATGGCCAGCGTAGTCAGCCAGGAGGGCGATCTCGATGGCGCCGTGGTCCTGCTGCGCAAGGCCAAAAGCATCGACGCCCGCAGCCTGGAGGTTCTGTTCAAACTGGCAGCTACCTATGAAAAGCAGGGCCAGGATGACGCCGCCTGCAAGGAATACGAGGACATCCTGGAGCAGGAGAAGGACAACCGCAAGGCCATCCGCAGCCTGCGCAATCTGCACATGAAACACAACCGCTGGCAGCAGGCGCTGGAATTACAGAAGCAGCTGCTCAAGGCCGGCCTCAGCGGCAATCGCATCCAGGAGGAAAAGCAGACCCAGCTGTCAATCCGTTATGAAATCGCCCGGATGGATCTCGAAGCCGGCCAGTTCGATCCGGCGGTGGCCGCGCTGAAACAGCTGATCAAGGAAAATGCCGATTTTGTTGCCGCCCGCGTCACCCTGGGCGATGCCTTTCAGAGCAGGGGCAATGTCAAGGACGCCGCCGACGTCTGGCAGGACGGTTACCGCCGGCTGGGCCGCAGCGTGTTTCTGTCACGGCTGGAAAATCTCTACATCCAGCAGGAAGATCCCCAGTCCCTGCTGGCCTTTTACAGCCAGGCCTTGACGGCCCGCAGCACCGATCTGGTCCTGCGTTTCTTCTACGGCAAACTTTGCCTGCGACTGGAAATGGTCGATGAAGCGCTGGAGCAGATCTACCTGGTGGAAAACTCGGCACCGGACTTTCCGCAGATCCATATTCTGCTGGCCGAAGCCCATCGCCGCCGCGACCGCACCGACGAAGCCATTGAGGAATACCAGAAGGCTCTCGGTGTCGACAACCAGCTCAACCTCGGCTATGTCTGCGACAGTTGCGGTCGTGCATCTCGCGAATGGATGAGTCGTTGCCCGCAGTGCGGTACCTGGGGCAGCTACAGCATCGCCTTCCGCAAGCTGATCCGCGACCGTGAAGTGGTGCCGCCAGCCGCTGCCCCCCACGGAGCCTGA